One segment of Engraulis encrasicolus isolate BLACKSEA-1 chromosome 7, IST_EnEncr_1.0, whole genome shotgun sequence DNA contains the following:
- the LOC134452512 gene encoding mitochondrial fission factor-like isoform X1 codes for MATQMFENAQGTLPGVHPEGHWSPYSESINQRMRVPDRIRVAPVPLLEEDQRQEERHAYTMHIPDKLALTDVPDLSVRPVLSKHGHTSLWEMHQSALGIDTSYPQHSANVGGFVFRRSPIRRSYSDQAFGRSPPHTPRSKEALQTPTSRSSSSRRALAAPMDPLASDALSAASGPGAPTPVPLNLLSAQSVLQAAKELGQQASQRLLQTVAQKYSSRFGLQEPPASARSSSEVVQPSQENRRSLQQAPESWVCPEEESGAAVEFIVLRRQLLKMSRRLAALERQNVEHKQSEMLLFSLMVSAVLLNGWLWMRR; via the exons ATGGCGACACAGATGTTCGAGAACGCACAAGGGACACTGCCAGGGGTTCACCCCGAG GGCCATTGGTCCCCTTACTCTGAGAGCATCAATCAGCGTATGCGGGTTCCTGATCGGATCCGGGTGGCCCCAGTACCACTACTGGAAGAGGACCAGAGACAGGAGGAGCGTCATGCCTACACCATGCACATACCAGACAAGCTGGCACTCACAG ATGTTCCAGACCTCAGTGTGAGGCCGGTCCTGTCCAAGCACGGCCACACCTCTCTCTGGGAGATGCACCAGAGCGCCTTGGGCATAGACACATCTTACCCCCAGCACTCTGCCAACGTTGGTGGTTTTGTTTTTCGCAGG AGCCCCATTCGGAGGTCTTACAGTGACCAGGCCTTTGGGCGTAGTCCCCCACACACTCCACGCTCTAAAGAGGCACTGCAGACTCCAACCTC CCGCAGTTCCAGTTCCAGAAGAGCCCTGGCGGCCCCCATGGACCCTCTGGCATCTGACGCCCTGTCCGCAGCCTCAGGCCCTGGGGCCCCGACCCCCGTCCCACTCAACCTGCTGTCCGCCCAGAGTGTGCTGCAGGCGGCCAAGGAGCTAGGCCAGCAGGCCTCCCAGAGGCTCCTCCAGACCGTGGCCCAGAAGTACTCCTCCAG ATTTGGTCTCCAAGAGCCTCCTGCTTCTGCTCGTAGCTCCTCAGAGGTTGTTCAGCCATCCCAGGAGAACAGGAGAAG tctgcagCAGGCACCTGAGTCCTGGGTCTGCCCAGAAGAGGAGTCTGGAGCTGCAGTGGAGTTCATCGTGCTGCGGCGACAG CTGCTGAAGATGAGTCGACGTCTGGCGGCGCTGGAGCGCCAGAACGTGGAGCACAAGCAGTCGGAGATGCTGCTCTTCTCCCTCATGGTGTCGGCCGTGCTGCTCAACGGATGGCTCTGGATGCGCAGATAg
- the LOC134452512 gene encoding mitochondrial fission factor-like isoform X3: protein MATQMFENAQGTLPGVHPEGHWSPYSESINQRMRVPDRIRVAPVPLLEEDQRQEERHAYTMHIPDKLALTDVPDLSVRPVLSKHGHTSLWEMHQSALGIDTSYPQHSANVGGFVFRRSPIRRSYSDQAFGRSPPHTPRSKEALQTPTSRSSSSRRALAAPMDPLASDALSAASGPGAPTPVPLNLLSAQSVLQAAKELGQQASQRLLQTVAQKYSSSLQQAPESWVCPEEESGAAVEFIVLRRQLLKMSRRLAALERQNVEHKQSEMLLFSLMVSAVLLNGWLWMRR from the exons ATGGCGACACAGATGTTCGAGAACGCACAAGGGACACTGCCAGGGGTTCACCCCGAG GGCCATTGGTCCCCTTACTCTGAGAGCATCAATCAGCGTATGCGGGTTCCTGATCGGATCCGGGTGGCCCCAGTACCACTACTGGAAGAGGACCAGAGACAGGAGGAGCGTCATGCCTACACCATGCACATACCAGACAAGCTGGCACTCACAG ATGTTCCAGACCTCAGTGTGAGGCCGGTCCTGTCCAAGCACGGCCACACCTCTCTCTGGGAGATGCACCAGAGCGCCTTGGGCATAGACACATCTTACCCCCAGCACTCTGCCAACGTTGGTGGTTTTGTTTTTCGCAGG AGCCCCATTCGGAGGTCTTACAGTGACCAGGCCTTTGGGCGTAGTCCCCCACACACTCCACGCTCTAAAGAGGCACTGCAGACTCCAACCTC CCGCAGTTCCAGTTCCAGAAGAGCCCTGGCGGCCCCCATGGACCCTCTGGCATCTGACGCCCTGTCCGCAGCCTCAGGCCCTGGGGCCCCGACCCCCGTCCCACTCAACCTGCTGTCCGCCCAGAGTGTGCTGCAGGCGGCCAAGGAGCTAGGCCAGCAGGCCTCCCAGAGGCTCCTCCAGACCGTGGCCCAGAAGTACTCCTCCAG tctgcagCAGGCACCTGAGTCCTGGGTCTGCCCAGAAGAGGAGTCTGGAGCTGCAGTGGAGTTCATCGTGCTGCGGCGACAG CTGCTGAAGATGAGTCGACGTCTGGCGGCGCTGGAGCGCCAGAACGTGGAGCACAAGCAGTCGGAGATGCTGCTCTTCTCCCTCATGGTGTCGGCCGTGCTGCTCAACGGATGGCTCTGGATGCGCAGATAg
- the LOC134452512 gene encoding mitochondrial fission factor-like isoform X2 codes for MATQMFENAQGTLPGVHPEGHWSPYSESINQRMRVPDRIRVAPVPLLEEDQRQEERHAYTMHIPDKLALTDVPDLSVRPVLSKHGHTSLWEMHQSALGIDTSYPQHSANSPIRRSYSDQAFGRSPPHTPRSKEALQTPTSRSSSSRRALAAPMDPLASDALSAASGPGAPTPVPLNLLSAQSVLQAAKELGQQASQRLLQTVAQKYSSRFGLQEPPASARSSSEVVQPSQENRRSLQQAPESWVCPEEESGAAVEFIVLRRQLLKMSRRLAALERQNVEHKQSEMLLFSLMVSAVLLNGWLWMRR; via the exons ATGGCGACACAGATGTTCGAGAACGCACAAGGGACACTGCCAGGGGTTCACCCCGAG GGCCATTGGTCCCCTTACTCTGAGAGCATCAATCAGCGTATGCGGGTTCCTGATCGGATCCGGGTGGCCCCAGTACCACTACTGGAAGAGGACCAGAGACAGGAGGAGCGTCATGCCTACACCATGCACATACCAGACAAGCTGGCACTCACAG ATGTTCCAGACCTCAGTGTGAGGCCGGTCCTGTCCAAGCACGGCCACACCTCTCTCTGGGAGATGCACCAGAGCGCCTTGGGCATAGACACATCTTACCCCCAGCACTCTGCCAAC AGCCCCATTCGGAGGTCTTACAGTGACCAGGCCTTTGGGCGTAGTCCCCCACACACTCCACGCTCTAAAGAGGCACTGCAGACTCCAACCTC CCGCAGTTCCAGTTCCAGAAGAGCCCTGGCGGCCCCCATGGACCCTCTGGCATCTGACGCCCTGTCCGCAGCCTCAGGCCCTGGGGCCCCGACCCCCGTCCCACTCAACCTGCTGTCCGCCCAGAGTGTGCTGCAGGCGGCCAAGGAGCTAGGCCAGCAGGCCTCCCAGAGGCTCCTCCAGACCGTGGCCCAGAAGTACTCCTCCAG ATTTGGTCTCCAAGAGCCTCCTGCTTCTGCTCGTAGCTCCTCAGAGGTTGTTCAGCCATCCCAGGAGAACAGGAGAAG tctgcagCAGGCACCTGAGTCCTGGGTCTGCCCAGAAGAGGAGTCTGGAGCTGCAGTGGAGTTCATCGTGCTGCGGCGACAG CTGCTGAAGATGAGTCGACGTCTGGCGGCGCTGGAGCGCCAGAACGTGGAGCACAAGCAGTCGGAGATGCTGCTCTTCTCCCTCATGGTGTCGGCCGTGCTGCTCAACGGATGGCTCTGGATGCGCAGATAg